One window of Psychrobacillus sp. FSL H8-0483 genomic DNA carries:
- the clpP gene encoding ATP-dependent Clp endopeptidase proteolytic subunit ClpP → MNLIPTVIEQTNRGERAYDIYSRLLKDRIIMLGSGIDDNVSNSIVAQLLFLEAEDPEKDISIYINSPGGSITAGMAIYDTMQFIKPDVQTICIGMAASMGAFLLTAGTKGKRYALPNAEVMIHQPLGGAQGQATEIEIAAKRILFLRDKLNNIMADRTGQPIEVVSRDTDRDNFMTAERAKEYGLIDHIIDRSEMKKS, encoded by the coding sequence ATGAATTTAATTCCTACTGTTATTGAACAAACAAATCGTGGGGAACGTGCATATGACATTTACTCACGATTATTAAAAGACCGTATTATCATGCTTGGAAGTGGAATTGATGACAACGTTTCAAACTCCATCGTTGCCCAACTACTATTTTTAGAAGCTGAAGATCCAGAAAAAGATATTTCAATCTATATCAATAGTCCAGGTGGAAGCATTACAGCAGGTATGGCAATTTACGATACGATGCAATTCATCAAACCAGATGTGCAAACAATTTGTATCGGTATGGCTGCTTCTATGGGAGCATTCTTACTTACTGCAGGTACAAAAGGAAAACGCTACGCACTTCCAAACGCAGAAGTAATGATTCACCAACCACTTGGTGGAGCACAAGGGCAAGCAACAGAAATCGAAATTGCTGCTAAACGTATTTTATTCTTACGTGATAAATTAAATAATATTATGGCTGATCGTACTGGTCAACCGATTGAAGTCGTTTCAAGAGACACAGATCGCGATAACTTTATGACTGCTGAACGTGCAAAAGAATATGGTTTAATCGATCATATTATTGACCGTAGCGAAATGAAAAAATCATAA
- a CDS encoding HPr family phosphocarrier protein, translating to MTEKQVEVKLPSGLQARQAALFVQEANRYIADVYLEKDNKKVNAKSIMGIMSLAISKGITVNLSADGSDEEEAVVALAKFISNEE from the coding sequence ATGACAGAAAAACAAGTGGAAGTGAAATTACCATCAGGATTACAGGCGAGACAAGCTGCGTTATTTGTACAAGAGGCTAATCGTTATATTGCAGATGTATATTTGGAAAAAGACAATAAAAAAGTGAACGCAAAAAGTATTATGGGTATTATGAGCTTGGCTATTAGCAAAGGGATTACTGTAAACCTAAGTGCAGATGGGTCAGATGAAGAAGAAGCAGTAGTAGCACTAGCAAAATTTATTTCAAATGAAGAATAA
- the whiA gene encoding DNA-binding protein WhiA: MSFASETKKEMTQEESKPCCAKAELSALIRMNGSLSFSNKMLSLDVQTENAAIARRLYTLIKSLYPYQVELLVRKKMRLKKNNIYICRVRDGAKHLLEDLKILKESFQFEYSISQELVKKNCCKRAYLRGAFLAGGSVNNPETSSYHLEIYSLYKTHSDALVELMNGFELNAKTIERKKGYVAYLKEAEKISDFLSIAGAHRALLKFEDVRIIRDMRNSVNRLVNCETANLNKTISAAIRQVDNIRFIENTVGLDQLPEKLREIARLRVEYQDVTLKELGEMVSTGNVSKSGINHRLRKIDEIADALRRGETI, encoded by the coding sequence ATGTCGTTTGCTTCTGAAACAAAAAAAGAAATGACTCAAGAAGAGTCAAAGCCTTGTTGTGCAAAAGCAGAACTATCAGCACTTATTCGAATGAATGGGTCTCTGTCGTTTAGCAATAAAATGTTAAGCTTAGACGTGCAGACTGAAAATGCAGCAATTGCTCGTAGACTGTATACGCTTATTAAATCTTTATACCCTTATCAAGTAGAATTGCTCGTTCGAAAAAAAATGAGATTAAAGAAAAATAATATCTATATTTGCCGTGTTCGAGATGGAGCAAAGCATCTATTAGAGGATTTAAAAATATTGAAAGAGAGTTTTCAATTTGAATACTCCATTTCACAAGAGCTTGTCAAAAAGAATTGTTGCAAGCGTGCGTATCTGAGAGGAGCTTTCTTAGCGGGAGGATCTGTCAATAATCCAGAAACGTCTTCTTATCATTTGGAAATTTACTCTTTGTATAAAACGCATAGTGACGCTCTAGTAGAATTGATGAACGGATTCGAATTAAATGCGAAAACAATTGAACGTAAAAAGGGATATGTGGCATATTTAAAGGAAGCAGAAAAAATTTCTGATTTCCTAAGTATCGCAGGAGCACATCGTGCGTTGCTGAAATTTGAAGATGTCCGTATAATTCGAGATATGCGTAATAGTGTAAATCGTTTAGTCAATTGTGAAACAGCTAATCTAAATAAAACGATTAGTGCTGCTATTCGACAAGTAGACAATATACGATTTATCGAAAATACGGTTGGATTAGACCAATTACCAGAAAAATTAAGAGAAATTGCTCGCTTGCGGGTGGAATATCAAGATGTAACATTAAAAGAACTAGGTGAAATGGTTTCCACTGGGAACGTTAGTAAATCTGGTATAAATCATCGTTTACGAAAGATAGACGAAATTGCAGACGCACTTCGTAGAGGCGAGACAATTTAG
- a CDS encoding YvcK family protein has product MDRPTHRKKIVIIGGGTGLSTLLRGLKKFPVDITAIVTVADDGGSSGRLRDDYDIPPPGDIRNVLAALSEVEPLVEEMFQFRFSNSDELEGHSLGNLMITALTSITGDFAHAIREMSRVLNIHGKVLPAANQLVTLHAQFEDKTIISGESKIPDYGKKIEKVFISPADVKPLPETINIIRQADIIAIGPGSLYTSILPNLLVEDIKKAIIRSKAKKVYICNLMTQAGETSNYTAYDHVEALISHVGENFLDTLLISNEEIPENVQFLYKQEKASPVKIDVERLETLDIEIVKKDISVVYDGAVRHDAMEIAKWLVEYAG; this is encoded by the coding sequence ATGGATCGTCCAACACACCGAAAGAAAATAGTCATTATCGGTGGTGGTACGGGATTATCAACCTTACTTCGTGGCTTAAAGAAGTTTCCAGTGGACATTACAGCGATTGTTACGGTTGCAGATGACGGAGGAAGTTCTGGTCGCTTACGGGATGATTACGATATTCCACCACCCGGTGATATTCGAAATGTCCTGGCTGCTCTATCAGAGGTAGAGCCGCTAGTAGAAGAAATGTTCCAGTTTCGTTTTTCTAATTCGGATGAATTGGAAGGACATTCTTTAGGGAATTTAATGATAACGGCGTTAACTTCTATTACAGGAGATTTTGCCCACGCCATTCGAGAGATGAGTCGTGTATTAAATATACATGGGAAAGTTCTACCCGCCGCTAATCAATTAGTAACGCTTCATGCACAGTTTGAGGATAAAACAATTATTAGTGGGGAATCTAAAATACCGGACTATGGAAAGAAAATAGAGAAAGTGTTTATTTCTCCAGCAGATGTAAAACCTTTACCAGAGACGATAAATATCATTCGACAAGCCGATATCATCGCAATTGGTCCAGGAAGTCTATATACTAGTATTTTGCCAAACTTATTAGTAGAAGATATCAAGAAAGCAATTATTCGTTCTAAGGCAAAGAAAGTATATATATGTAATCTGATGACCCAGGCTGGAGAAACGAGTAATTATACTGCATATGACCATGTAGAAGCGTTAATCAGCCATGTGGGAGAGAATTTCTTGGATACGCTGTTAATTAGTAATGAAGAAATTCCAGAAAACGTGCAGTTTTTGTACAAACAAGAGAAAGCATCACCTGTCAAAATAGATGTAGAACGATTAGAAACATTAGACATAGAAATCGTTAAAAAAGACATTTCAGTCGTGTATGATGGAGCAGTTCGTCATGATGCGATGGAAATAGCGAAATGGCTTGTAGAATATGCAGGGTGA
- the rapZ gene encoding RNase adapter RapZ: MDSLQKLETEVVIITGMSGAGKTVVIQSFEDLGYYCIDNLPPELLSTFIKLMIDSNKQPRNIAAVMDLRGGDMFHSLVESVNQLQEATAVTPKVLFLDAQDEVLVRRYKETRRSHPLANSGLPLDGIKMERELLSDLKGRAQFIYNTSKMKPRELREKIQDEFSANGSKVFTVNVMSFGFKHGIPIDADLVFDVRFLPNPYYIEELQLKSGLDEEVSSYVLKWADTKTLIDKLTDLFIFMIPQYKREGKTQLVIAFGCTGGQHRSVTLAEYFGKLLKTDDKTVITHRDVTIRKD, from the coding sequence ATGGATAGTCTACAAAAGCTTGAAACTGAAGTCGTCATCATCACGGGTATGTCGGGAGCAGGTAAAACTGTAGTAATTCAAAGTTTTGAAGATCTTGGCTATTATTGTATCGATAACTTACCGCCGGAACTTTTAAGCACATTTATAAAGCTAATGATTGATTCAAATAAACAACCACGGAATATTGCAGCCGTAATGGATTTACGCGGGGGAGATATGTTTCATTCCTTAGTCGAATCAGTCAATCAGCTTCAAGAAGCAACAGCTGTGACACCAAAGGTTTTATTTTTAGATGCACAAGATGAAGTGTTAGTAAGAAGATATAAAGAAACAAGACGTTCTCATCCACTAGCTAATTCTGGTTTACCGTTAGATGGTATAAAAATGGAACGAGAGTTATTATCTGATTTAAAAGGAAGAGCGCAATTTATTTACAATACGTCTAAAATGAAGCCGCGTGAATTACGGGAAAAAATCCAAGATGAATTTTCAGCAAATGGTAGCAAGGTGTTTACAGTCAATGTAATGTCTTTTGGATTTAAGCATGGAATTCCTATTGATGCCGATCTAGTTTTTGATGTCCGATTTCTTCCTAATCCATACTATATAGAAGAGTTGCAACTGAAATCAGGGTTAGATGAAGAGGTTTCTAGCTATGTATTAAAATGGGCTGATACTAAAACGTTAATTGACAAGCTAACCGATTTGTTTATATTCATGATTCCCCAATATAAAAGAGAAGGTAAAACGCAGTTAGTTATAGCATTCGGATGCACTGGTGGACAGCATCGATCCGTTACGTTAGCAGAGTATTTCGGTAAATTGTTAAAAACGGATGATAAAACTGTTATTACGCATCGAGATGTTACAATTAGAAAGGATTGA
- a CDS encoding 8-oxo-dGTP diphosphatase, producing MQRIANLLVCKDDQVLLLKKPRRNWYVAPGGKMEAGESILVSAIREFTEETNAIPIQPHLKGIYTMVIEENGERKDEWMLFTFIAKDLEGTPFHETREGVLEWHPVEALHHLPMAEGDRTNLLFAVQQKGMQYGTFVYTTDFSLIKETIQQSSEGEVNNG from the coding sequence GTGCAAAGAATCGCTAATTTACTTGTATGTAAAGATGATCAAGTACTTTTATTAAAAAAACCAAGAAGAAACTGGTATGTGGCACCAGGTGGCAAGATGGAAGCAGGAGAGTCCATTTTAGTTTCTGCTATAAGAGAGTTTACAGAAGAAACGAATGCCATTCCTATTCAACCTCATTTAAAAGGTATTTATACAATGGTTATCGAAGAGAATGGTGAACGCAAAGATGAGTGGATGCTATTCACATTCATTGCAAAAGATTTAGAAGGCACACCATTTCATGAAACAAGAGAAGGCGTTTTAGAATGGCATCCAGTAGAAGCGTTACATCACCTGCCAATGGCAGAAGGGGATCGAACAAATTTATTATTTGCTGTTCAACAAAAAGGAATGCAATATGGAACGTTTGTTTACACAACTGATTTTTCATTGATAAAAGAAACAATTCAGCAGTCTTCGGAGGGAGAGGTAAACAATGGATAG
- the trxB gene encoding thioredoxin-disulfide reductase: protein MTEEKIYDVIIIGAGPAGMTAAVYTSRANLSTLMIERGIPGGQMANTEEVENYPGFETILGPELSTKMFDHAKKFGAEYAYGDVAEIVDGEDYKTVKVSGKEYKALAVIISSGAEYKKMGIPGESELGGRGVSYCAVCDGAFFKGKNLVVVGGGDSAVEEGAFLTKFANKVTIVHRRDQLRAQKILQNRAFANEKIDFIWNTTLKEINGTDGKVSSVTLVSTVDGSEKEFEADGVFVYVGMLPLTKPFANLGILNENGYIVTNEKMETSVPGIFGAGDVRDKTLRQIVTATGDGSIAAQEAAHFIEKLKDKATTNA, encoded by the coding sequence ATGACAGAAGAAAAAATATATGATGTGATAATAATCGGAGCAGGACCTGCAGGAATGACTGCTGCAGTGTATACTTCTCGTGCAAATCTATCTACTTTAATGATTGAACGTGGGATTCCAGGTGGTCAAATGGCGAACACAGAAGAAGTAGAAAACTATCCTGGCTTTGAAACAATTTTAGGGCCTGAACTTTCGACAAAAATGTTTGATCATGCCAAAAAATTTGGCGCAGAATATGCTTACGGAGACGTAGCGGAAATTGTTGATGGTGAAGATTATAAGACCGTAAAAGTAAGTGGGAAAGAATATAAAGCGTTAGCAGTTATTATTTCCTCTGGTGCGGAGTATAAGAAAATGGGCATTCCAGGAGAAAGCGAGCTTGGCGGACGCGGAGTAAGCTATTGTGCAGTTTGTGATGGTGCATTCTTTAAAGGGAAAAACCTTGTAGTTGTCGGCGGAGGAGATTCTGCTGTTGAAGAAGGAGCCTTTTTAACTAAATTTGCCAATAAAGTAACAATTGTACACCGTCGCGATCAGCTTCGTGCTCAAAAAATCTTACAAAACCGAGCATTTGCAAACGAAAAGATTGATTTTATTTGGAACACAACTTTAAAAGAAATCAATGGAACTGATGGTAAAGTGAGCAGTGTTACTTTAGTTTCAACTGTTGATGGTTCTGAAAAAGAATTCGAAGCAGATGGGGTTTTCGTATATGTGGGCATGTTGCCATTAACTAAACCATTTGCAAACTTAGGAATTTTAAACGAAAATGGCTATATCGTGACGAATGAAAAAATGGAAACTTCTGTACCTGGTATATTCGGTGCTGGGGATGTGCGTGACAAAACACTTCGCCAAATTGTTACTGCAACTGGTGATGGAAGTATTGCAGCACAAGAAGCGGCGCACTTTATTGAAAAGTTAAAAGATAAAGCAACTACAAACGCTTAA
- a CDS encoding tetratricopeptide repeat protein, translated as MNKKSKKILKENIISFLPTGEYYYKKALDELQKEQYEKAHKYLKRAADLSPDDPLILMQYAILQMELDKFDFAHELLRSAHAIDPNESEIIFFLAEVNAHLGNFMDANRFAKMYLEKDTRGEYTEEAIEIVDFTEQEDIASLQVDTPSSEALFLQEKSRRLMEQGKFPEAVELLESLITDHPDFWAAFNNLALAYFYIGEEEQAKALLHEVLRENRGNIHALCNLAVIHYYEKNTEELEEITDFLTKINPYFIEHRYKLGATFALIGKYEQAYKWLRSLQRKGFEGDPGFYFWLSHSAYFSGHEEAARNAWKALLKLDPEKAGFEPWLPQMKDLIEPATDQQKELILEKLENKHVSERIFGFYLLGKSKHRNEIIAHPKWIVVEELTTMEKLFLANSLGHPFEKKSVAEKAFLRAIATTDLLYDKYKPLEQSATYLFQMWFVLVERALEKGYGFKNPRALAAATEYMFESSRSKNVTKKQYADQYGITTSTLTKYVNELMHFLPLFDA; from the coding sequence TTGAATAAAAAAAGTAAAAAGATATTAAAGGAAAACATCATTTCGTTTTTGCCTACTGGCGAATATTACTATAAAAAAGCACTAGATGAACTACAAAAAGAACAATATGAAAAAGCACATAAGTATTTAAAACGAGCTGCAGATTTAAGTCCAGATGACCCACTAATCCTAATGCAATATGCTATTTTGCAAATGGAATTAGACAAATTTGACTTTGCACATGAGCTGTTAAGAAGTGCTCATGCCATTGATCCAAATGAATCAGAAATTATTTTCTTTTTAGCAGAAGTGAACGCTCATTTAGGAAATTTTATGGATGCAAACCGATTTGCAAAAATGTATTTAGAGAAGGATACTCGTGGCGAGTATACAGAAGAAGCAATAGAAATTGTAGACTTCACGGAGCAAGAGGATATCGCATCACTTCAAGTGGATACACCTTCCAGTGAAGCTCTTTTTTTACAGGAAAAATCTCGCCGTTTAATGGAACAAGGGAAATTTCCAGAAGCTGTAGAATTGTTAGAATCCCTCATTACGGATCACCCTGATTTTTGGGCTGCGTTTAATAATTTAGCACTTGCTTATTTTTACATTGGAGAAGAAGAGCAAGCAAAAGCCTTACTCCATGAGGTATTAAGAGAAAATCGTGGAAATATCCATGCACTCTGCAATTTAGCAGTCATTCATTATTATGAAAAAAATACCGAAGAGTTAGAAGAAATAACCGATTTTCTAACAAAAATTAATCCTTACTTTATCGAACATCGATATAAATTAGGGGCTACGTTTGCGTTAATTGGAAAATATGAGCAGGCATATAAGTGGTTGCGAAGCTTACAGCGTAAAGGGTTTGAAGGAGATCCAGGTTTTTATTTCTGGCTTTCTCATTCTGCTTATTTCTCTGGCCACGAAGAGGCTGCGCGAAATGCATGGAAGGCCTTATTAAAACTGGATCCAGAAAAAGCGGGCTTTGAACCATGGCTTCCTCAAATGAAAGACTTGATTGAACCTGCAACGGACCAGCAAAAAGAGCTCATTCTGGAAAAACTGGAAAATAAACATGTCAGTGAGCGTATATTCGGCTTTTACTTACTAGGGAAGTCAAAGCATCGAAATGAAATTATTGCTCATCCCAAATGGATTGTCGTGGAAGAATTAACGACAATGGAAAAGTTATTTTTAGCTAATTCGTTAGGGCATCCTTTTGAAAAAAAATCTGTAGCGGAAAAAGCATTTTTAAGAGCAATTGCCACTACTGATTTACTATACGATAAATATAAACCTTTAGAGCAATCAGCTACCTATTTATTTCAAATGTGGTTTGTATTAGTCGAGCGTGCATTAGAAAAGGGTTATGGGTTTAAGAATCCTCGAGCACTTGCAGCTGCTACTGAATATATGTTTGAATCTTCACGCTCCAAAAATGTGACGAAAAAACAATATGCAGATCAATACGGAATTACTACTTCAACGCTTACGAAATACGTCAATGAACTAATGCATTTTTTGCCACTTTTCGACGCGTAG
- the hisIE gene encoding bifunctional phosphoribosyl-AMP cyclohydrolase/phosphoribosyl-ATP diphosphatase HisIE, producing the protein MTNLQFDDKGLIPVIVQHALTREVLTLAYMNEEAYTKTVETKETWFFSRSRQELWHKGETSGNTQQVVSIRTDCDSDALIVEVLPKGPACHTGEETCFHTNLEKFDETVGYNVVTSLINIIEERQKNMPEGAYTTYLFEKGVDKICKKVGEESAEVIIASKNNDGEELKWEAADLLYHLLVLLQNQQVSFYDLLQVLKKRHETKADKK; encoded by the coding sequence GTGACCAACTTACAATTCGATGATAAAGGGCTTATTCCTGTAATCGTTCAACATGCTCTTACAAGAGAAGTTTTAACACTTGCATATATGAATGAAGAAGCTTATACAAAAACAGTAGAAACGAAAGAAACGTGGTTTTTCAGTCGCAGCAGACAAGAACTTTGGCATAAAGGAGAAACATCTGGCAACACGCAGCAGGTAGTTTCTATACGTACCGATTGTGATTCCGATGCGCTAATAGTAGAAGTGTTACCAAAAGGTCCAGCATGTCATACCGGTGAAGAAACTTGCTTCCATACTAATCTGGAGAAATTTGATGAAACGGTAGGATATAATGTAGTCACTTCATTGATTAACATTATTGAAGAAAGACAAAAAAACATGCCAGAAGGCGCGTATACTACTTACCTATTTGAAAAAGGCGTAGATAAAATTTGTAAAAAGGTTGGAGAAGAATCTGCGGAAGTGATTATCGCTTCTAAAAATAATGATGGAGAAGAATTGAAGTGGGAAGCAGCTGATCTTCTGTATCACTTGCTCGTTCTTCTACAAAACCAACAAGTCAGCTTCTATGATCTGTTACAAGTATTAAAAAAAAGACATGAAACGAAAGCAGATAAAAAATAA
- the hisF gene encoding imidazole glycerol phosphate synthase subunit HisF produces the protein MVKKIIPCLDVKDGRVVKGIQFVGLRDAGDPAELAAFYNKEGADELVFLDISASIEGRDTMLEVVKKTASQISIPLIVGGGIRTTENMKQLLDAGASKVSINSAAIDNPTVITEGAKTFGSNKIIVAIDVKWSVKEEDWIVYTHGGQKKTDWKAVDWAKEVEKLGAGEILLTSMDRDGEKDGYDLAITKQVKDAVSIPVTASGGAGSVEHILAAFTEANADAALAASIFHFKETSVREVKNYVREKGVEVK, from the coding sequence ATGGTAAAGAAAATTATTCCGTGTCTAGATGTAAAAGATGGACGAGTTGTAAAAGGAATTCAATTTGTCGGGCTAAGAGACGCGGGAGATCCTGCTGAGCTAGCTGCATTTTATAATAAAGAAGGCGCTGACGAACTAGTGTTTTTAGATATTTCGGCATCTATTGAAGGGCGAGATACTATGCTTGAAGTGGTGAAAAAAACAGCTTCTCAAATTTCGATTCCTTTAATCGTAGGAGGCGGAATTCGTACAACGGAAAATATGAAGCAACTACTAGATGCTGGAGCAAGTAAAGTGTCCATTAACAGTGCAGCAATTGACAATCCGACTGTCATTACGGAAGGTGCAAAAACATTTGGTTCCAATAAAATCATTGTCGCAATTGATGTCAAATGGTCTGTAAAAGAGGAAGATTGGATCGTATACACACATGGCGGCCAAAAGAAAACAGATTGGAAAGCTGTAGACTGGGCAAAAGAAGTTGAAAAGCTTGGTGCAGGAGAAATATTACTTACAAGTATGGACCGTGATGGAGAAAAAGATGGCTATGATCTCGCCATTACCAAACAAGTGAAGGATGCTGTTTCGATCCCTGTCACTGCTAGCGGTGGTGCTGGAAGTGTAGAACATATATTAGCTGCATTCACAGAGGCAAACGCGGATGCTGCACTTGCAGCTTCCATTTTTCATTTTAAAGAAACAAGTGTGCGTGAAGTGAAAAACTACGTTCGAGAAAAAGGAGTGGAAGTAAAGTGA
- the hisA gene encoding 1-(5-phosphoribosyl)-5-[(5-phosphoribosylamino)methylideneamino]imidazole-4-carboxamide isomerase produces the protein MTSIQVYPAIDMKGGKCVRLYQGDYEQETVYGDSPFEMAKKFADEGATWIHLVDLDGAKDGEKIHANEVIRIAKELPVRVQIGGGIRSKEDVSYYLTNGVTRVIIGSLAISQPELVAELLEEFGGDRIVIGLDAKDGMVATHGWLETSTQSAIEVGQYFASKGARHVIFTDIATDGTLQGPNLAANKELAEATGLSIIVSGGISSLEDLGEVAKLSKETTVGGVITGKALYNNRFTLKEALQEVTKW, from the coding sequence ATGACGTCCATTCAAGTATACCCAGCGATTGATATGAAAGGCGGAAAATGTGTCCGACTATATCAAGGGGATTATGAGCAAGAAACCGTTTATGGAGATTCTCCATTTGAAATGGCAAAAAAGTTTGCAGATGAAGGCGCAACATGGATTCATTTAGTAGATTTAGACGGTGCAAAAGATGGCGAAAAGATTCATGCCAATGAAGTCATTCGTATAGCAAAAGAGCTTCCAGTGCGTGTGCAAATTGGTGGAGGTATTCGTTCAAAAGAAGACGTAAGCTATTATTTAACTAATGGTGTTACGCGTGTCATCATTGGAAGTCTGGCAATTTCACAGCCTGAGCTTGTGGCTGAGTTACTAGAAGAGTTCGGAGGAGACCGAATTGTCATTGGATTAGACGCAAAGGACGGTATGGTAGCAACACATGGCTGGTTAGAAACTTCCACACAATCAGCGATTGAGGTGGGACAATATTTTGCTTCTAAAGGGGCTAGGCATGTTATTTTTACCGATATTGCAACAGATGGCACACTACAAGGCCCTAATTTAGCAGCAAACAAAGAGTTGGCAGAAGCAACTGGTCTTTCTATCATTGTTTCAGGAGGCATAAGCTCCTTAGAAGATCTTGGAGAAGTAGCGAAACTATCGAAAGAGACAACGGTCGGTGGAGTAATTACTGGCAAAGCACTCTATAATAACCGCTTTACGTTAAAGGAAGCTTTGCAGGAGGTTACTAAATGGTAA
- the hisB gene encoding imidazoleglycerol-phosphate dehydratase HisB, producing the protein MTNKRTAKIERMTNETKVWVEIDLDGEGKAEIDTGVPFMDHMLDLFTKHGLFNATIKANGDTHIDDHHTTEDIGIVLGQAVKEALGDKKSIKRYGNAFVPMDDALAQVVIDISNRPHLEFRAQFPTQKVGNFDTELVHEFLWKFALEARMNVHVIVHYGANTHHMIEAIFKALARAIDDAITKDERVKGVPSTKGLLT; encoded by the coding sequence ATGACTAATAAAAGAACGGCCAAAATAGAAAGAATGACAAATGAAACAAAAGTATGGGTAGAAATTGATTTAGATGGGGAAGGCAAAGCAGAAATCGATACAGGCGTACCATTTATGGACCATATGCTTGATCTTTTTACAAAGCATGGTTTGTTTAATGCGACGATAAAAGCAAATGGAGACACGCATATTGATGATCACCATACGACAGAGGACATTGGAATTGTACTAGGGCAAGCGGTGAAAGAAGCGTTAGGCGATAAAAAGAGCATTAAACGTTACGGAAATGCATTTGTTCCAATGGATGATGCCCTTGCACAAGTCGTCATTGATATTTCGAATCGTCCTCATTTAGAATTTCGTGCACAGTTTCCGACGCAAAAAGTTGGAAACTTCGATACCGAGCTTGTACATGAATTTTTGTGGAAGTTCGCACTGGAAGCCCGAATGAACGTGCATGTCATCGTTCATTATGGTGCAAACACGCATCATATGATCGAAGCCATTTTCAAAGCACTAGCACGTGCCATTGATGACGCTATTACGAAAGACGAACGAGTGAAAGGTGTTCCTTCCACTAAAGGTTTGCTTACATAA